Within the Aspergillus luchuensis IFO 4308 DNA, chromosome 5, nearly complete sequence genome, the region GACCCATCGTTACCGAAGGCATACCGACCAATCTCACTCCTGTCAACATTAGGGAAAGCATTGGAAAGTATCGTTGCAACAAGAATTTCTTACCTGGTTGAAAAGCACCACCTGCTTCCGGAAAACCACTTCGGAGCTCGGGCGGGGCGATCATGTGAACAGGCGCTCAACATCCTGGTGGAAAAGATATGTCAGGCATGGCGGGAAGGGAAAGTCCTCAGCCTGGTCAGTTTTGACGTCAAGGGGGCATATAACGGGGTAGCGAAGAATGTCCTACTAGAACGACTCCGAGAACACAGAATTCCAGTACCAATCATCCGATGGGTAGCAAACTTCTGTTCGCAACGCCGAGCAAGTCTTGTGGTCAACTCCTTTTGCTCCGACGAAATGGAGATCATTCATGCCGGATTGCCGCAAGGATCCCCACTGTCACCAATTCTGTTTCTCTTTATGAACGCCAACTTAGTAAACATTCCCATCTCCAGGGAGGGTGGTGCTATTGCCTTCGTGGATGACTATACCCACTGGACCGTCGGCGAGAGCGCAGATGAGAACACAGTGCGGCTCCAAAACGAGATCATCCCGCGAGCACTGCGGTGGGCGTCCGAGTCCGGAGCTACTTTCGAGGCCGACAAAACATCATATATACACTTCACAAGTACACCTCGTGTaaatcctctccctccatctcccctgCGAGTGGGCCCGACTCCAGTAGCTCCGCAATCCACGATCAAGGTGCTCGGGGTGTGGTTGGACCAAGGCTTAAAATTCAAACTCCACGCCGCGGAAGCAGCCAAGAAAGGAATTCGAGCAGTCCTCGCACTAAAACGACTGCGAGGCGTCTCCCCTAATACCGCCCGACGACTGTTCACCGCAATGGTGACATCCACGGTGGACTACGCAGCATCAGTGTGGTGCACTCCCAAAGGTGATGTATTTGTACCTAACTGGGTGGTGAAAGCATTGAAACCTATCCAAAGATATGCAACACAAGCGATTACAGGAGCGTTCCGCTCCGTCTCATTAACCATTGCGGAAAGTGAAGCAAGCATCGAACCGATCGAGACCCGGCTTCGGAAACGAATCCTACGCCACTGGATCAAATGCCACACATTACCAACGAACCATCCATTCTGGCACTGCCGCCACCAGGCCGAGTTCGTGGCTCGCGCGTACAGCTCCCCGTTCATGAAGTTGAGAGATCTCTGCAGCCCTCGGCCGGAAATGGAGATCATTCAACCATTTGCACTAAGCCCGTGGAGCTTAACACTGCAGGACTTCATCAGCCTCTCCGGTAGACCCGTAGATGTGCAACGCATACAACGCAGCAAAAGAGCATGGCTAAAAATATTTGTAACCTgctcgatgaagaagggaagtATACAAGTTGGTCTAACAGCACAAGTCGGTCAAACAACTTTCTTCCAATGGTCGAAGACCGTTGGGCAGGAGGAGAACATTAATCTGTATTACACACAGCTGGGAGGCATCTTGGAAGCTACAACATACATCTCGAGCATCACGACAAGGATCAAAATGCCCCCCTACAGGATATGGACAACCATATTCACCAACAACTAGTCCGCTTTACAGGCATTAGCCAAACCGACTCAACAGAGCGGACAGGCGCTCATCAGCCAGATCACCCATCGAATCTTCAGCATCCACAAAACAGGAATGAGAGTCGACCTGAGATGGATTTCCAAACACGATCAAACACCAGGGGTAGAAGCGGCGAAGGCACTATCACGGTGTATATCCGACGCAGACCCAGATGCACTCCGCCGAGAAGACATGCCATCGTGGGCGAAAATCCAGTTGCCATCATCCGTGTGGCGGATCACACGAGATACAATCAGGCAGCAGAGAATCGACAAATTTCACCATAACAGGTTCGGCCAGTTCACCCGAGCAATCGATAAGGCCCTGCCCAGTAAGCATACTGCGAGTTTGTATGACGACTTGGACCGGGAAGAAGCATCCACCCTCGCCCAACTCCGAACAGGCCACGCGAGGTTGAACAAGTTCCTATTCTCCATCAATCGGACAGACAGTGCAACATGCCGATGTGGCCACGGAGAGGAGTCAGTAGAACACTTTCTGTTCCAGTGCAGGAATTGGGATCATCTACGAACGGACATGACTCGGGCCATGGGAGCAAGACCGAACGACCTATCTCTAGCACTTGGAGGTTACTCCTCACGAATGGGCCACGACGGAAAACCACTCGATGGCAACATGGTGGCATGGAAACCCAACAGGGAAGTGATTCACACCGTTGTCAAGTTCGCCCTGAAAACAGGGAGATTCACCGAAGATCAACACACTTGAACtgaaattaataaatcacACGAGATACAATAACACAATGTATAGTAAAATCTAGATAGATCTAGCTAGGGGGCTACATGCAGCCAATGGCCGCGAAAAGCCTGaggaatcaatcaatcaatcaatcaatcaatcaatcagaacGAATTCTTGGAATTTCTCGTTAAAGAGAAGCTTAATTGATGTTAAACCTGGTTCAATATATTAACCGTGCTTCTG harbors:
- a CDS encoding uncharacterized protein (COG:D;~EggNog:ENOG410PVG0;~InterPro:IPR000477;~PFAM:PF00078), translating into MEIIHAGLPQGSPLSPILFLFMNANLVNIPISREGGAIAFVDDYTHWTVGESADENTVRLQNEIIPRALRWASESGATFEADKTSYIHFTSTPRVNPLPPSPLRVGPTPVAPQSTIKVLGVWLDQGLKFKLHAAEAAKKGIRAVLALKRLRGVSPNTARRLFTAMVTSTVDYAASVWCTPKGDVFVPNWVVKALKPIQRYATQAITGAFRSVSLTIAESEASIEPIETRLRKRILRHWIKCHTLPTNHPFWHCRHQAEFVARAYSSPFMKLRDLCSPRPEMEIIQPFALSPWSLTLQDFISLSGRPVDVQRIQRSKRAWLKIFVTCSMKKGSIQVGLTAQVGQTTFFQWSKTVGQEENINLYYTQLGGILEATTYISSITTRIKMPPYRIWTTIFTNN